CACTTGGAAAAGCCTCCGACTTGTCGGGGGCTTTTCTCGTTTTAGGCCTTCGGCCAGAAGAGCTCCTAGAGGCCAGGGTGGTAGAATTGTGGCAAATCACTTTGCCAACGTCTCTATCGGGGTGCGGATCTCGATTTTGGGGAGGCGTGCCTACCGCGGCCATGCAGAATCGCTTCGTTAACTCGCCGCAACGGATTGTTTTGAGCAGCAGCCTGAGCATTCTTGGCGGTCCCATCTCGCTAGGATTCTCTGGGTCGTCGGTCGGCATGGATTTCGCTCCCAGCGTGGGTATGGCGACAGCGACGGAATTCTCCTACCGCTCTCGCAAACCGGATGTAGGTGTACTGCATCGCGTGGTGCGCAAGCATCTGGAGACCTTCTTGCATGAGTTCGCGGCTCGAGGCGGCGGTGCACCGCTGCCCGCCTTTCTGGAGCGTGAGCTGCGCGAGTTTCTGACCTGCGGATTTCTGGCCCGGGGCTTTGCCCGCTTTCGCTGTGACGGTTGTGCGGCCGAGCATCTGGTTGCGTTTTCGTGCAAAGGCCGCGCTGTGTGTCCGAGCTGCACTGGACGGCGCATGAACGAACGGTCGGCCGATCTCGTCGACCGGGTCCTGGGGGGATTGCCGATGCGTCAATATGTACTGACGGTCCCCCATCGACTGCGATTCTGGATGATCTTCGATCATCGCCTTTGTCGCTCGGTGC
This is a stretch of genomic DNA from Candidatus Binatia bacterium. It encodes these proteins:
- a CDS encoding transposase zinc-binding domain-containing protein, with translation MDFAPSVGMATATEFSYRSRKPDVGVLHRVVRKHLETFLHEFAARGGGAPLPAFLERELREFLTCGFLARGFARFRCDGCAAEHLVAFSCKGRAVCPSCTGRRMNERSADLVDRVLGGLPMRQYVLTVPHRLRFWMIFDHRLCRSV